Proteins from a single region of Acidianus ambivalens:
- a CDS encoding PUA domain-containing protein yields the protein MKEFVTYPEKVSEFEFFYLKNIFAYQFGYDIADCVFDNSNSFFIQRSINTNRIRNILIDNNLFLVLRAQDNLFSLTLDSAKKIKMCSKPPRFRVIIPYDIAKVVRYSGNVFAKHVIEVDKSLRAGDQVIVVDGDDNIVAVGRLKLSAEEIIEYKRGVAVIVKERNKNEGNP from the coding sequence ATGAAAGAATTTGTAACCTATCCAGAAAAGGTATCTGAGTTCGAATTTTTTTATTTAAAGAATATATTTGCATATCAGTTCGGTTATGATATTGCTGACTGTGTATTTGATAACTCAAATTCCTTTTTTATTCAAAGATCTATAAATACTAATAGAATAAGAAATATCCTGATAGATAATAATTTATTTTTAGTTTTAAGAGCTCAAGACAATTTATTCTCGCTAACTTTAGATTCTGCCAAAAAGATTAAAATGTGTTCTAAACCCCCTAGATTTAGAGTAATAATTCCATATGACATTGCAAAAGTTGTAAGATATTCTGGAAACGTTTTTGCAAAACATGTAATTGAAGTAGATAAGAGTCTAAGAGCTGGAGACCAAGTTATAGTAGTAGATGGCGACGATAATATAGTAGCTGTGGGTAGATTAAAGTTATCAGCAGAGGAGATAATCGAATATAAAAGAGGAGTGGCTGTAATTGTAAAGGAGAGGAATAAAAATGAAGGTAATCCTTAA
- the tfe gene encoding transcription factor E translates to MLNLAKSLLGEEYTELLEFLLNKKTEMTDDEIANELGIKVNEIRKKLYALADQGLVSYRKSRDKDTGWYIYYWKVNTEQINEILLNRKREILEKLKARLEYESNNEFYMCPEDKSKYTFDEAFENEFKCPKCGSQLIYYDSSKVRQVLEKKINELQEEIDKETKLGAKSS, encoded by the coding sequence ATACTAAATTTAGCTAAGAGCTTATTAGGAGAAGAATATACAGAACTGTTAGAATTTCTCTTAAATAAAAAGACTGAAATGACCGATGATGAAATAGCTAATGAGCTGGGTATAAAAGTTAATGAGATAAGAAAAAAGCTCTATGCATTAGCAGATCAAGGGCTTGTTAGTTATCGTAAAAGTAGAGATAAGGATACAGGCTGGTATATATACTATTGGAAAGTTAATACTGAGCAAATTAATGAAATACTATTAAATAGAAAAAGAGAAATTTTAGAAAAATTAAAGGCAAGATTGGAGTATGAATCTAATAATGAATTTTATATGTGTCCAGAAGATAAAAGTAAATATACCTTTGATGAAGCGTTTGAAAACGAGTTTAAATGCCCAAAATGCGGATCTCAATTAATATATTATGATTCCAGCAAAGTAAGACAAGTATTAGAGAAAAAAATTAATGAGTTACAAGAAGAGATTGATAAAGAGACTAAACTTGGAGCTAAAAGTAGTTGA
- a CDS encoding multiprotein bridging factor aMBF1, translating to MQKQPQKYCEMCGMPIRGKGFTVVYEGSIITVCEVCYSKIKKSAKIYEEKPKKAQIIKQQSQNINNKNPEIEVEVVDDCYKVIKSARERLGLTTKQLADKMKVSENIIKRFEQGKLKPTIEQAKELEKILSVKLLYTVSNEETQRGEKSFELTLGDIVNIREKK from the coding sequence ATTCAGAAACAACCCCAAAAATACTGTGAAATGTGCGGCATGCCAATACGTGGAAAAGGTTTTACGGTAGTCTACGAGGGTAGTATAATAACCGTTTGTGAAGTATGTTATTCAAAGATTAAAAAATCTGCTAAAATTTATGAAGAAAAACCTAAAAAAGCGCAGATAATAAAGCAACAGAGTCAAAATATCAATAATAAAAATCCAGAAATAGAAGTTGAAGTAGTTGATGATTGCTATAAAGTAATTAAAAGTGCAAGAGAGCGTTTAGGCCTTACTACTAAGCAATTGGCAGATAAAATGAAAGTTTCTGAAAATATAATAAAAAGATTTGAACAAGGCAAATTAAAGCCTACAATAGAGCAAGCAAAGGAATTAGAAAAGATATTATCAGTGAAATTACTGTATACAGTGTCAAACGAGGAAACACAGAGAGGAGAGAAGAGCTTTGAACTTACTTTAGGAGATATAGTAAATATAAGGGAAAAGAAATGA
- a CDS encoding proteasome-activating nucleotidase: protein MSGEIDVSRDNNEDYEQIIKLLEEKINALQAETESLRKELNYYKSELEKLLSPPLIEAVVLDILDDGKVVVRSTSGPNLIVTVSNDIDIKSLKIGQSVALNQRGSAIVKILPEREDPFVKSMEVLEKPNVRYEDIGGLSQQIQELREVIELPLKNPEIFKELGIQPPKGVLLYGPPGTGKTMLAKAVATESNATFIHVVASEFAQKFVGEGAKVVREVFELARKKAPSIVFIDEIDAIGAKRIDLGTSGEREVQRTLMQLLAELDGFQPLDNVKIIGATNRIDILDPALLRPGRFDRIIEIPLPDFNGRKEIFRIYISKMKVSRDVDINILAKLTEGFSGADIKNVCTEAGYLAIRENKRIIEMNHFIEAINKVKSKRKEEFKGREEKYT, encoded by the coding sequence TTGTCTGGAGAAATAGATGTTTCTAGAGATAATAACGAGGATTATGAGCAAATAATTAAGTTGCTTGAAGAAAAGATTAATGCGTTACAAGCTGAAACTGAAAGTCTAAGAAAGGAATTAAATTACTATAAATCTGAACTAGAGAAATTATTAAGTCCTCCTCTAATAGAAGCTGTAGTACTTGATATTTTAGATGATGGAAAAGTAGTAGTTAGAAGTACATCCGGGCCAAATTTGATAGTTACAGTAAGTAACGACATAGATATTAAAAGTCTTAAAATTGGACAGTCAGTAGCACTAAATCAAAGAGGTTCCGCTATAGTAAAAATCTTACCAGAAAGGGAAGACCCATTTGTAAAATCAATGGAGGTATTAGAGAAACCTAATGTAAGATACGAGGATATAGGAGGTTTATCTCAACAAATCCAAGAACTTAGGGAAGTAATAGAACTGCCTTTAAAGAATCCAGAAATATTTAAGGAATTAGGAATTCAACCTCCTAAAGGTGTTCTTCTATATGGACCTCCAGGTACAGGAAAAACTATGCTAGCTAAAGCTGTAGCGACAGAGAGTAATGCAACTTTTATTCATGTAGTTGCTTCAGAATTTGCTCAGAAGTTTGTAGGTGAAGGAGCAAAAGTTGTAAGAGAAGTCTTTGAGTTAGCTAGGAAAAAAGCCCCTTCAATAGTGTTTATAGATGAAATAGATGCAATAGGTGCAAAAAGAATAGACCTAGGAACTAGTGGAGAAAGAGAAGTACAAAGAACTTTAATGCAATTACTTGCAGAGCTAGATGGATTTCAGCCCTTAGATAATGTAAAGATAATAGGAGCTACAAATAGGATAGATATTTTAGATCCAGCATTATTAAGACCGGGTAGATTTGATAGAATAATAGAAATTCCATTACCAGATTTTAATGGTAGGAAAGAAATTTTCAGAATCTATATCTCAAAAATGAAAGTTAGTAGAGATGTCGATATTAACATATTGGCTAAGCTTACTGAAGGATTTAGCGGTGCTGATATTAAAAATGTATGTACTGAAGCTGGATACTTGGCAATAAGAGAGAATAAAAGAATCATAGAAATGAACCATTTTATAGAGGCCATAAATAAAGTAAAATCTAAAAGAAAGGAAGAATTTAAAGGAAGAGAAGAGAAATACACATGA
- the speE gene encoding polyamine aminopropyltransferase yields the protein MSQFGWSWHLEWQSPCEFHGHLINRVIVDLKTQYQRVMVAELARFGKVLIIDGKIQSSVADEYIYHETLVHPLMLSVENPENVLILGGGEGATLREVLKHKTVKKATMVDIDQAVIDFAKQYLTEWHRGSFDDKRSRIIISDAKDYIEKTTESYDAIILDLTDPIKGNTSYKLYTKEFYEKIKSRLNKGGAMVTQATSPSFSLCVFSTIFNTLRQVFKLVSASIVYVPAFDGLWGFVYASDYVNPISLTKEQVNKRIKDRIEGELRFYDGETHSMIFNMPKDIRQYLANEKRVSTEENPIYVPA from the coding sequence ATGAGTCAGTTTGGCTGGAGTTGGCATTTAGAGTGGCAAAGTCCTTGTGAATTTCACGGGCATTTAATAAATAGAGTAATTGTTGATTTAAAGACACAATATCAAAGAGTTATGGTAGCAGAGCTTGCAAGATTTGGCAAGGTATTAATAATAGATGGTAAGATTCAGTCTAGTGTAGCTGACGAGTACATATATCATGAAACTTTAGTTCATCCACTTATGCTTAGTGTTGAAAATCCAGAAAATGTGTTAATTCTAGGCGGAGGAGAAGGAGCAACACTTAGGGAAGTATTAAAGCATAAGACCGTCAAAAAGGCTACAATGGTAGATATAGATCAAGCGGTTATAGATTTTGCTAAACAATACTTAACCGAATGGCATAGAGGGTCTTTTGACGATAAAAGAAGCAGAATTATAATATCTGACGCAAAGGATTATATTGAGAAAACTACCGAAAGTTATGATGCGATAATTCTAGATTTGACTGATCCCATAAAGGGTAATACTTCATATAAGTTATATACAAAGGAATTTTACGAAAAGATAAAATCAAGATTAAACAAAGGAGGAGCAATGGTAACCCAAGCAACTTCTCCATCATTCTCTTTATGCGTTTTCTCAACAATTTTCAATACGCTTAGGCAAGTGTTTAAGCTAGTGTCTGCATCAATAGTTTATGTTCCGGCGTTTGACGGATTATGGGGATTTGTCTACGCCTCAGACTATGTAAATCCAATATCTTTAACTAAAGAGCAAGTTAACAAGAGAATTAAAGACAGGATAGAAGGTGAGCTTAGATTTTATGATGGAGAAACTCATTCAATGATATTTAATATGCCAAAAGATATAAGGCAATATCTTGCAAATGAAAAAAGAGTATCGACGGAAGAGAATCCAATATATGTTCCAGCTTGA
- a CDS encoding RecB-family nuclease encodes MKNIIVGLHNITSSQRLIDFAKIVFNLGVEKLVVTKASGTAAQVGIPEVGKLAFKLNKSLLILPDLKDSIELLKPSLVYLVSSSARDEINIEDIRNKKDSNQILIIFSGIESGFTKIEQSLGNYVKIPKLSGDLGPEAEVAILLYTLL; translated from the coding sequence GTGAAGAATATTATAGTTGGTTTGCATAATATTACAAGTTCACAAAGATTAATAGACTTTGCAAAAATAGTTTTTAATCTTGGCGTGGAGAAATTAGTTGTAACTAAAGCTAGTGGAACTGCAGCACAAGTAGGAATTCCAGAAGTAGGAAAATTAGCCTTTAAACTTAATAAATCCCTTTTAATTTTACCTGATTTGAAAGATTCAATAGAATTATTAAAACCCAGTTTAGTGTATTTAGTATCTTCTAGTGCCAGAGACGAAATAAATATTGAAGATATAAGAAATAAAAAAGATTCTAATCAAATATTAATAATATTCTCTGGTATAGAGAGTGGATTTACAAAAATAGAGCAATCTTTAGGTAATTATGTAAAAATTCCTAAATTATCAGGGGATCTAGGACCAGAAGCAGAAGTTGCTATACTCTTGTATACGCTTCTTTAA
- a CDS encoding LSM domain-containing protein, translated as MAETAHKVLAESLGSLVLVKLKGNKEVRGLLKSYDQHMNLVLSDSEEIQSDGSGKKIGTIVIRGDNVILISPIQQA; from the coding sequence TTGGCAGAAACCGCACATAAGGTGCTTGCAGAATCATTAGGTAGCTTAGTATTAGTTAAATTAAAAGGAAACAAAGAGGTAAGAGGACTATTAAAAAGCTATGACCAACATATGAACTTGGTACTATCAGATTCCGAGGAAATACAAAGTGATGGTAGCGGAAAGAAGATTGGTACTATAGTAATTAGAGGAGATAACGTAATTCTTATATCCCCAATACAACAAGCATAA
- a CDS encoding proteasome assembly chaperone family protein yields the protein MKVILKGITEDELKGSTFITGFRTIGETGYLASRYIVLKRKLQRIGFITTKYLRDVTFLDEYGIATPFDLFYDKELHTIVLLNHLLPFQREWNSFAKDTIMWLKKLEVKNIILIGGLDKRYKESSEELRWLKTSKSTINLPYPELEKQLIMVGPLALFTIYSEIEDLPAIVLLPYADKERIDPAAAAIAVDAINKILGTNIDVTELYEDAKKLEEELQKQLENIQKEISRSGLDRHYM from the coding sequence ATGAAGGTAATCCTTAAGGGTATAACTGAAGATGAATTAAAAGGATCCACATTTATAACTGGATTTAGAACAATAGGAGAAACTGGATATCTTGCATCAAGATATATAGTGCTAAAACGTAAATTGCAAAGAATAGGATTTATAACAACAAAGTACCTTAGGGATGTTACTTTCTTAGACGAATATGGCATAGCAACGCCTTTTGACTTGTTTTATGATAAAGAATTGCATACTATAGTGCTATTAAATCATCTATTACCTTTCCAACGTGAATGGAACTCCTTTGCTAAAGATACCATAATGTGGCTTAAAAAACTTGAAGTAAAGAATATAATACTAATAGGTGGACTTGACAAGAGATATAAGGAAAGCTCAGAAGAGCTTAGATGGCTTAAAACTTCTAAAAGTACAATAAATTTACCTTATCCAGAATTAGAGAAGCAGTTAATAATGGTAGGGCCTTTAGCATTATTTACTATCTATTCAGAAATTGAGGATCTTCCAGCAATAGTCCTCTTACCTTATGCAGACAAAGAAAGAATAGATCCTGCCGCTGCTGCAATTGCTGTAGATGCAATAAATAAAATTCTAGGTACCAATATTGATGTTACTGAACTTTATGAAGACGCCAAAAAATTAGAAGAAGAACTTCAAAAACAATTAGAGAATATCCAAAAAGAAATAAGTAGAAGTGGATTAGATAGGCATTATATGTAG
- a CDS encoding DNA cytosine methyltransferase has translation MSYKKRLIKRLNLELKVVDLFSGAGGFSLGFKNQGFNIALAIDINHAAARTYAQNFPSTVVLEEDIRNVTGEEIIDILGSSPDILIGSPPCEGFTAANPSRLKNPVDRLYLDERGSLTLEFIRLVGELKPKIFVMENVPAIVETKELKDALVLEFSKMGYNRIYFNFLRAEDYGNPSRRLRVFISNIKINPPKLAKKVTVHDAISDLDGRTDVPNNEIHEISEKKMLKISKLSFGDYLTMYRGSKKEIPLYIRLDPFDLAPTVLGNSRFIHPYHDRFLTVREQARLMGYPDDHVFIGSKDEQYNQIGEAVPVALSTAIASYIKVKIREEYYSWFA, from the coding sequence ATGAGTTACAAGAAGAGATTGATAAAGAGACTAAACTTGGAGCTAAAAGTAGTTGACTTATTTTCTGGAGCAGGAGGATTCTCTTTAGGGTTTAAAAATCAAGGATTTAATATAGCCTTGGCTATAGATATAAATCATGCAGCAGCTAGGACATATGCTCAGAATTTTCCTTCGACAGTTGTTCTAGAAGAAGATATAAGAAATGTTACTGGAGAAGAAATAATAGATATTTTAGGTTCAAGTCCAGACATTTTGATAGGAAGTCCTCCATGCGAAGGATTTACTGCAGCTAATCCATCTAGACTAAAAAATCCGGTAGATAGATTATACTTAGATGAAAGGGGTTCTTTAACGCTGGAATTTATAAGACTTGTAGGAGAATTAAAACCTAAAATTTTCGTAATGGAAAACGTTCCTGCAATAGTTGAGACCAAGGAATTAAAAGATGCGTTGGTGCTTGAATTTTCAAAAATGGGATATAATCGAATTTATTTTAATTTTCTAAGGGCAGAAGATTACGGTAATCCCTCTAGAAGGTTAAGAGTATTTATCTCTAACATAAAAATAAACCCACCAAAATTAGCTAAAAAGGTCACAGTTCATGACGCAATATCAGATTTAGATGGGAGAACAGACGTTCCAAATAACGAGATTCATGAGATTTCTGAGAAAAAGATGCTAAAAATAAGTAAATTAAGCTTTGGTGATTATTTAACAATGTATAGGGGAAGTAAGAAAGAAATTCCGCTTTATATTAGGCTAGATCCTTTTGACCTAGCACCAACAGTTTTAGGAAATTCAAGATTTATTCATCCTTATCATGATAGATTCTTAACAGTAAGAGAACAAGCTAGATTAATGGGCTATCCGGACGATCATGTCTTTATAGGAAGTAAAGATGAACAGTATAATCAAATAGGCGAAGCAGTTCCAGTAGCCTTATCAACTGCTATTGCATCATATATTAAGGTGAAAATACGTGAAGAATATTATAGTTGGTTTGCATAA
- the hflX gene encoding GTPase HflX gives MKAILFSSEEYLDEAKTLSETAGYEIVSIYKLPKKPNPSYYIQEDKLNKLKNENIDAIIVFDLLKPRHFINLNKELGGKMKILDKLLLLLEIFALHAGSKEAQLQIELAKLKYELPIIKDVYKKHKISEQQGLLGAGVYGVESILRLYHRKIAKISKELMHIKELRESQVKQHESNGIPTVAITGYTNAGKTSIFNILTGLHQKVDSSMFTTTAPKRFKISINGQKLMLVDTVGFIRGIPPQIIEAFFVTLSEIKYADIILLVVDISLEDTLILEMLKSSFSTLRELGISGKPILIVANKTDKIPYEEIDRRSDLIYKISNEIYSPIIGIIPFSAKTLYNLSNLKTKIAESLLMYYNQEKKRNYIGNL, from the coding sequence ATGAAAGCAATTCTGTTTTCATCAGAGGAGTATCTGGATGAAGCTAAAACATTGTCTGAAACTGCAGGATATGAAATTGTTAGTATATATAAACTTCCAAAAAAGCCCAATCCATCATATTATATTCAAGAAGATAAGTTAAATAAACTAAAAAACGAGAATATTGATGCTATAATAGTATTTGATCTCTTAAAGCCTAGACATTTTATCAATTTAAATAAAGAATTAGGAGGAAAGATGAAAATTTTGGATAAACTTTTATTACTATTGGAAATTTTTGCTTTGCATGCCGGATCAAAGGAAGCCCAGTTACAAATTGAGCTAGCTAAATTAAAGTATGAATTACCTATAATTAAAGATGTTTATAAAAAGCATAAAATATCTGAGCAACAAGGTCTATTAGGAGCAGGAGTTTATGGAGTAGAGTCAATACTTAGACTTTATCATAGAAAAATTGCAAAAATCTCAAAAGAACTAATGCATATAAAGGAATTGAGGGAATCTCAAGTAAAGCAACATGAAAGTAACGGTATACCAACTGTAGCTATTACTGGTTACACAAACGCCGGAAAGACTTCAATATTTAATATACTAACTGGTCTCCACCAGAAAGTGGATTCCTCAATGTTTACAACTACTGCCCCTAAAAGATTTAAAATCTCTATAAACGGGCAAAAGTTAATGCTAGTTGATACTGTAGGTTTTATTAGAGGAATTCCTCCTCAAATTATTGAAGCATTCTTTGTTACTCTATCAGAAATTAAATACGCAGATATTATACTTCTAGTAGTAGACATATCCCTCGAAGATACATTAATCCTTGAAATGCTAAAGTCTTCATTTTCAACTTTAAGAGAATTAGGAATCTCTGGAAAACCTATACTAATAGTGGCAAATAAAACAGATAAAATACCTTATGAAGAGATAGATAGGCGCTCAGACTTAATATATAAAATTAGTAACGAAATATATTCTCCTATTATTGGCATAATTCCATTTTCTGCTAAAACTTTGTATAATTTGTCTAATTTAAAGACAAAAATAGCAGAAAGTTTATTAATGTATTATAATCAGGAAAAAAAGAGAAATTACATAGGTAATCTATAA
- a CDS encoding putative integrase, producing MRERKGRYHVYKLENVNGEAKER from the coding sequence TTGAGGGAAAGAAAAGGTCGGTATCATGTTTACAAATTAGAGAATGTGAACGGTGAAGCGAAAGAGCGTTAA
- a CDS encoding 50S ribosomal protein L21e, which yields MVSHSKGNRTRSRNLLKKSPRERGAIPSLSSLMYDYKPGDKVIIKINSAIHNGMPHRRFQGRVAEVVGKRGRAYELKLRVGNKEKLIIVRPEHLRLFKQ from the coding sequence ATGGTATCTCACTCTAAGGGTAACAGAACCAGGTCGAGAAATCTTTTGAAGAAATCTCCTAGAGAAAGAGGGGCAATTCCATCCTTAAGTTCATTAATGTATGATTATAAGCCTGGAGATAAGGTAATTATTAAAATAAATTCTGCAATCCATAATGGAATGCCGCATAGAAGGTTTCAAGGGAGAGTTGCAGAGGTTGTAGGTAAGAGAGGTAGAGCTTACGAGCTAAAATTACGCGTTGGTAACAAGGAAAAATTGATAATTGTGAGACCAGAGCATCTTAGATTATTTAAGCAGTGA
- the tgtA gene encoding tRNA guanosine(15) transglycosylase TgtA, giving the protein MGDFEVKEEDLAGRIGKLETSHGILETPAFFPVVNVLRKEISIKDVMAVGFNSIITNAYILKKNNIVKQDIHKELDFNSIIMTDSGAYQILEYGNIEANNREIVEYQNQIKPDIAVILDVPTGKLEDREEAKMTVDETLRRAKDVESIINTENIIWTHPIQGGRFLDLLQYSAVEANKREKYKLLALGSPTVLMEKYDYDTLIDMIFTVRSSISRGKPLHLFGGGLPHLIPFAVALGVDSFDSASYILYARDNRYITRSRTLKLEEIDSFPCSCPVCSRYTPQELLEMDESERTRLLAIHNLYKILEEIRETKIAIKEGRLFEYLQEKAFSHPSVYSAFKRLLKYAEYLEKYDPRVKGEIKGLFLYDENSIKRPEIIRHHRYLDLIKPMHDKAIVICGDKFAQPFILDPFILKIVKEKYMEADIYIAYPFYGLIPVLVSESYPLSQFEIPKSLSESVIRISSDKANSILKAKYKKVELIECENSKLHIMPI; this is encoded by the coding sequence ATTGGAGATTTTGAGGTAAAAGAAGAAGACTTAGCAGGTAGAATAGGTAAATTAGAAACTTCGCATGGCATTTTAGAGACTCCGGCTTTTTTTCCAGTAGTTAACGTACTAAGAAAAGAGATATCCATTAAAGACGTCATGGCTGTGGGATTTAATAGTATAATAACTAATGCATATATACTTAAAAAAAATAATATAGTTAAGCAAGATATACATAAAGAACTTGATTTCAATTCAATTATAATGACTGATTCAGGAGCGTATCAGATCTTAGAATATGGTAATATAGAGGCTAATAATAGAGAAATTGTAGAATATCAGAATCAAATAAAGCCAGATATTGCAGTAATTCTTGATGTACCGACTGGAAAATTGGAAGATAGAGAAGAGGCGAAAATGACTGTTGACGAAACATTAAGAAGAGCTAAAGACGTAGAAAGTATAATAAATACCGAAAATATAATATGGACTCATCCAATTCAAGGAGGAAGATTTTTAGATTTGCTTCAATATTCTGCAGTAGAAGCAAATAAAAGAGAGAAATATAAATTACTAGCATTGGGTAGTCCTACTGTATTAATGGAAAAGTATGATTATGATACATTAATTGATATGATATTTACAGTTAGGTCATCTATAAGTAGAGGAAAACCATTACATTTATTTGGTGGAGGCTTACCGCATTTAATACCTTTTGCAGTAGCATTAGGAGTAGATTCCTTTGATTCTGCATCGTACATATTATATGCTAGGGATAATAGATATATAACTAGGTCTAGGACATTAAAGCTTGAAGAGATAGACAGTTTCCCATGTAGTTGTCCAGTGTGCTCAAGATATACTCCTCAAGAGCTTTTAGAGATGGATGAAAGCGAAAGAACTAGACTACTAGCAATTCATAATTTATATAAAATATTAGAAGAAATTAGAGAAACAAAAATAGCTATAAAAGAAGGAAGATTATTTGAGTATTTACAAGAAAAAGCATTTTCTCACCCTTCAGTATATTCTGCGTTTAAGAGATTGCTTAAATATGCAGAATATTTGGAAAAATATGACCCAAGAGTAAAAGGTGAGATAAAGGGGTTATTTTTATATGACGAAAATTCTATAAAAAGACCAGAAATTATTAGACATCATAGATACCTTGACTTAATAAAACCCATGCATGATAAGGCAATAGTAATTTGCGGAGATAAGTTTGCACAACCATTCATTTTAGATCCTTTTATTTTAAAAATTGTTAAGGAAAAATATATGGAGGCAGATATATACATAGCTTATCCATTTTACGGTCTAATACCGGTTCTAGTTTCTGAGTCTTATCCATTGTCTCAATTTGAAATTCCAAAGTCACTATCAGAGAGTGTAATTAGAATATCTTCAGATAAGGCTAATAGTATATTAAAAGCTAAATATAAAAAAGTCGAATTAATAGAATGTGAAAATTCAAAGCTACATATAATGCCTATCTAA
- a CDS encoding DNA-directed RNA polymerase subunit F, which yields MSSVIIEEEHYIPYSVAKKYVYELIRNGNNSSILQRTYEYLNSITKCSDEDANKLMEELAQIVEKEEIRAVIASICPTTVDEVRSILASDSKNYGQEILEKIVELVKKYLQKG from the coding sequence TTGTCCTCAGTTATTATAGAGGAGGAGCATTATATTCCATATTCAGTAGCTAAGAAGTATGTATATGAACTAATCAGAAATGGCAATAACTCGAGTATCTTACAAAGAACATATGAATATCTTAATTCAATAACTAAATGTAGTGACGAAGATGCCAATAAACTTATGGAAGAATTAGCTCAAATAGTGGAAAAAGAAGAAATACGTGCTGTCATAGCCAGTATATGCCCAACTACAGTAGATGAAGTAAGAAGTATTTTGGCATCTGATAGCAAGAATTATGGCCAAGAAATTCTAGAGAAAATTGTAGAACTTGTTAAGAAGTATCTTCAAAAAGGTTGA
- a CDS encoding 50S ribosomal protein L37e gives MKGTPSFGKMNKGATHIRCRRCGRNAYNPRKHYCAACGFGRSKRIRRYSWQNKKVNGVRLV, from the coding sequence ATGAAAGGGACACCATCATTTGGTAAAATGAATAAAGGTGCTACACATATTAGATGCAGAAGATGCGGAAGAAATGCATACAACCCAAGGAAGCATTATTGTGCAGCATGCGGATTTGGCAGATCTAAGAGAATAAGGAGATATAGCTGGCAGAATAAGAAGGTTAATGGAGTAAGGTTAGTTTAA
- a CDS encoding DUF655 domain-containing protein, translating into MMAENRRPYERKGERRVERREKFAYVLDYLREGNPLDKHKIHKNRPFAQLLGTDYFMLMEASTIKELQIEEKVDLEDPSFGVKVDFIISYDDLTSVAKDTLNRVIKKIIEEKEKLFVEFFNKSEPLTLKLHALELLPGIGKKTLREILEERKKKPFESFKDIENRTGIKNIIDIIAERILIEIERKDKYYLFAYPIDHKKPQAAQQQEIIYVGYLEKLK; encoded by the coding sequence ATGATGGCTGAGAATAGAAGACCTTATGAGAGGAAAGGAGAAAGAAGAGTTGAAAGAAGGGAAAAGTTCGCGTACGTTTTAGATTATCTGAGAGAAGGCAATCCTTTAGATAAGCATAAAATTCATAAAAATAGGCCTTTTGCTCAATTGCTTGGCACAGATTATTTCATGTTAATGGAAGCTTCTACAATTAAGGAATTGCAAATTGAAGAGAAAGTGGACTTAGAAGATCCTTCCTTCGGCGTAAAGGTAGATTTTATAATTTCCTATGATGATTTAACTTCAGTAGCTAAAGATACTTTAAATAGGGTTATCAAAAAAATAATTGAAGAAAAAGAGAAGTTGTTTGTAGAATTCTTTAATAAATCTGAGCCTTTAACTCTTAAGCTCCATGCATTAGAACTTTTACCTGGGATTGGTAAGAAAACTTTAAGGGAAATTTTAGAAGAGAGAAAAAAGAAGCCTTTCGAATCATTTAAGGATATTGAGAATAGAACTGGAATAAAGAATATTATTGATATAATAGCCGAGAGAATTCTTATCGAAATAGAGAGAAAGGACAAGTATTATTTATTTGCTTATCCTATAGATCATAAAAAGCCTCAAGCTGCGCAACAGCAAGAGATTATTTACGTTGGATATTTGGAGAAGTTAAAATGA